The Lewinellaceae bacterium genome has a segment encoding these proteins:
- a CDS encoding caspase family protein, translating into MQKASLVFFFFLSSFILLSAQCVSGDCFNGNGTFLYPNGAIYVGDFVNGEIHGTGICTYPDGSQYQGQWAHRYPDGRGTKKYGDGTSRTGLWSQGRPVDSNGQILDEWMLKKEVQNDGTAIQSGCIQGNCENGEGIYAYPDGSKYQGLFYNQKPDGRGIFFYPNGDRYQGEFKNGYPHGEGTMYHAAGGKKSGRWFEGEFLLNADTNVNKTIGCIQGNCLNGFGNYIFKDGAKYTGPFRNGVPEGKGTVIYKNGERYEGFMSKGAFEGQGTYFMANGIKMTGNWSKGTYLGGVPAPIQPSNKPQLKVWALIIGISGYSHMPALRYPDDDAYRIFAFLQSPSGGAIPEDQIRILIDEAATKDNIKNAMKEIFWKAGPNDLVFMYFSGHGLKGAFLPIDFDGTANKLYHEEVVQILDKSPAKYKLCIADACHSGSLLALKGGTEPSVFGKYYESLANAKAGTALIMSSKSDETSLESSGLRQGVFTHFLIRGMKGEADSNGDKIVNVQELYNYVYTNVREYTGNRQSPIIRGDYDHNMTVGVKQ; encoded by the coding sequence ATGCAAAAAGCCAGCCTCGTATTTTTCTTTTTCCTGTCCAGCTTCATCCTGCTCAGTGCCCAATGTGTTTCAGGAGATTGTTTCAATGGCAATGGTACCTTTCTTTATCCGAACGGTGCTATCTATGTAGGTGATTTTGTAAACGGAGAAATACACGGTACCGGCATCTGTACCTATCCCGATGGCAGTCAGTACCAGGGGCAATGGGCCCATCGTTATCCCGACGGAAGAGGGACTAAAAAATATGGTGACGGAACTTCGCGAACAGGATTATGGAGCCAGGGGAGGCCTGTAGACAGCAACGGTCAGATTCTCGACGAATGGATGCTCAAAAAAGAGGTCCAAAACGATGGTACCGCCATTCAGTCGGGATGCATCCAAGGGAACTGCGAAAATGGAGAAGGCATTTACGCTTATCCCGACGGCAGCAAATACCAGGGATTATTTTACAACCAAAAGCCCGATGGCCGGGGCATCTTCTTTTATCCTAACGGCGACCGCTACCAGGGTGAATTTAAAAACGGTTATCCTCACGGGGAAGGCACCATGTACCATGCAGCAGGCGGAAAAAAGAGCGGAAGATGGTTTGAAGGAGAATTTCTCCTCAATGCCGATACTAATGTAAATAAAACAATAGGCTGCATCCAGGGAAACTGCCTGAACGGTTTTGGCAATTATATTTTTAAAGACGGTGCAAAATATACAGGTCCTTTTCGAAACGGCGTTCCCGAAGGAAAAGGCACGGTTATCTATAAAAACGGTGAGCGATACGAAGGATTCATGTCAAAAGGAGCTTTTGAAGGTCAGGGTACTTATTTTATGGCGAACGGAATCAAAATGACCGGAAACTGGAGCAAAGGAACCTATCTAGGCGGTGTCCCGGCCCCAATCCAGCCCAGCAATAAACCTCAATTAAAAGTATGGGCTCTCATTATCGGCATCTCCGGTTATAGCCATATGCCAGCTCTGCGCTACCCCGATGACGATGCCTACCGGATTTTTGCTTTCCTCCAAAGCCCTTCCGGAGGAGCTATCCCCGAAGATCAAATCAGGATCCTGATCGACGAGGCGGCGACCAAAGACAACATCAAAAATGCCATGAAAGAAATATTCTGGAAAGCCGGCCCGAACGACCTCGTTTTTATGTATTTCTCAGGTCACGGGCTCAAGGGAGCTTTTCTTCCTATTGATTTTGACGGTACTGCCAATAAGCTCTACCATGAAGAAGTGGTCCAGATTTTGGATAAAAGCCCTGCCAAATACAAACTGTGTATTGCCGATGCCTGCCATTCAGGAAGCCTCCTGGCCTTAAAAGGAGGAACAGAACCTTCTGTTTTTGGCAAATACTACGAAAGCCTGGCCAATGCCAAAGCCGGAACCGCTCTGATTATGTCCTCCAAATCCGATGAAACTTCCCTGGAATCCAGCGGACTTCGGCAAGGCGTTTTTACCCACTTCCTCATCAGGGGAATGAAAGGAGAAGCCGACAGCAACGGGGATAAAATCGTCAATGTGCAGGAACTATACAATTATGTTTACACAAATGTTCGGGAATATACCGGCAACCGGCAGTCACCTATTATCCGCGGCGATTACGACCACAACATGACGGTGGGGGTGAAGCAGTGA
- a CDS encoding ferrous iron transport protein A, producing MAVTINFLSLPLSEFKIGQKGLIAQYNNERIAGKLISMGALPGQKLQLVRKAPFGGALYVKNGKYIIALRKDEASCIIMSNEKND from the coding sequence ATGGCAGTAACAATCAATTTCCTGAGTTTACCGCTGTCTGAATTTAAAATTGGACAAAAAGGGTTGATCGCACAATACAACAATGAACGTATTGCCGGGAAATTGATTTCTATGGGTGCATTGCCCGGCCAGAAATTACAATTGGTTCGAAAAGCTCCATTCGGCGGGGCTCTTTACGTCAAAAACGGTAAGTATATTATTGCTTTGCGCAAAGATGAGGCTTCGTGTATAATAATGTCGAATGAAAAAAACGATTGA
- the feoB gene encoding ferrous iron transport protein B — MKKTIEAKQQNTIALVGNPNSGKTSIFNLLTGLQQKTGNFPGITVDKKVGKLLVEGNGPARLIDFPGTYSFYPNAQDERLVVQSFCNPKDPDFPDAFIYIADLTKLDKHLLLFSQIKDLGKPVILALNMADLAEKESCNIDFTNLSKRLNVPVVLISGRTGIGRSELMAEIGRLPLQTDQTAGDPFRPLSKTELNIAQKIKPLFPGINDYQAILIAHHHEWLAFLDKNQRQQIAEITRTENFQSLQLQVEDTMYRFNRFTPMLKGISCVQKESISKLTEKMDAILTHKILGPLIFFAIMFSVFQAIFIWATYPMDWIDAGFGWIVENLRTFMPDTWITHLITDGLLAGLGGILVFVPQIAILFFLISLLEEAGYMARVVYLFDSIMQRFGLNGRSLIALISSSACAIPAIMSTRTISNWKERLITIMITPLISCSARIPVYTVLIGFAFPAKTIAGVFNLQGLAFMGLYLLGIVFAFLFALIFKWILRSSESSFLLLELPDYKLPLLRNVGLNVWSKVRAFVVEAGKIILLISMILWVLANFGPKGQMEFAEQEALSMAASRELSTVETENLIASKKLEYSFAGQLGKSIEPVVRPLGFDWKIGIAIITSFAAREVFVGTMATIYSIGSDADEFSVREQMARERDPVTGAPVYNTATSVSLLVFYVFAMMCMGTMAVVRRETGSWKWPILQFVFMTGMAYLSSFLVYHWLS; from the coding sequence ATGAAAAAAACGATTGAAGCTAAACAGCAAAACACCATAGCCCTAGTCGGCAATCCTAATTCCGGAAAAACGTCCATTTTCAACCTACTCACCGGGCTTCAGCAAAAAACGGGAAACTTCCCGGGCATTACCGTCGATAAAAAAGTCGGAAAACTGCTGGTTGAAGGCAATGGCCCTGCGAGATTGATCGACTTCCCGGGCACCTATAGCTTTTATCCGAATGCCCAGGATGAAAGGCTCGTGGTCCAGTCTTTCTGCAACCCCAAAGACCCTGATTTCCCCGATGCATTCATCTATATTGCTGACCTTACCAAACTGGACAAACACCTGCTGCTTTTCTCCCAGATAAAGGATTTGGGAAAACCCGTAATCCTGGCCCTCAATATGGCAGACCTGGCGGAAAAAGAAAGCTGCAACATTGATTTTACAAATTTATCCAAAAGACTCAATGTTCCCGTAGTGCTGATCAGTGGCAGAACGGGCATCGGACGCTCGGAGCTCATGGCCGAAATCGGGCGACTTCCCCTCCAAACGGATCAAACTGCTGGGGACCCTTTTCGTCCCCTATCCAAAACTGAACTAAACATTGCCCAAAAAATAAAACCTTTATTCCCGGGCATCAATGATTACCAGGCCATTCTTATCGCGCACCACCACGAATGGCTCGCTTTCCTGGATAAAAATCAGAGACAACAAATAGCTGAAATTACCCGAACCGAAAATTTTCAGTCCCTACAGCTACAGGTGGAAGATACCATGTACCGGTTCAATCGTTTCACCCCGATGCTTAAAGGCATTAGCTGTGTTCAAAAAGAAAGCATTTCCAAACTGACGGAGAAAATGGATGCGATATTGACCCATAAAATTTTGGGGCCACTCATCTTTTTTGCAATCATGTTTTCGGTATTTCAGGCTATTTTCATATGGGCGACTTATCCCATGGACTGGATTGATGCCGGGTTCGGCTGGATCGTTGAAAATTTGAGGACTTTCATGCCGGATACCTGGATTACGCACCTGATCACCGACGGATTGTTGGCCGGGTTGGGAGGGATATTGGTTTTCGTCCCCCAGATCGCCATTTTATTTTTTCTCATCTCCCTGCTTGAAGAAGCGGGATACATGGCGAGGGTGGTTTATCTTTTCGATAGTATCATGCAACGTTTTGGCCTGAACGGACGCAGCCTCATTGCCCTGATCTCAAGCAGTGCCTGCGCCATTCCTGCCATCATGAGTACCCGGACGATCAGCAACTGGAAGGAACGGCTCATCACCATTATGATCACTCCCCTGATCAGTTGTTCGGCCCGGATCCCCGTTTATACGGTATTGATTGGGTTCGCCTTCCCGGCAAAAACCATCGCAGGGGTTTTTAATCTCCAGGGATTGGCATTCATGGGACTTTACCTGCTGGGCATCGTTTTTGCCTTTCTTTTTGCCCTGATTTTCAAATGGATTCTGCGAAGCAGCGAAAGCAGTTTTCTCCTGCTGGAATTACCCGATTACAAACTCCCCTTACTACGTAATGTGGGGCTAAATGTCTGGAGCAAAGTGAGGGCATTTGTGGTGGAAGCCGGAAAAATCATCCTGCTGATATCAATGATACTTTGGGTGTTAGCCAACTTCGGCCCCAAAGGGCAAATGGAATTCGCGGAACAGGAGGCCCTTTCCATGGCTGCCTCCAGGGAGCTTTCCACCGTGGAAACCGAAAACCTCATCGCCTCCAAGAAACTCGAATATTCCTTTGCCGGCCAATTGGGCAAAAGCATTGAACCCGTCGTTCGCCCCCTGGGATTCGACTGGAAAATTGGCATAGCCATCATCACTTCTTTTGCGGCCCGGGAAGTTTTTGTAGGCACCATGGCCACCATTTACAGCATAGGCAGCGATGCCGACGAGTTTTCCGTCCGGGAACAAATGGCAAGGGAACGAGACCCCGTCACCGGGGCTCCTGTGTACAATACCGCAACCTCCGTTTCCCTCCTGGTGTTCTACGTCTTCGCCATGATGTGTATGGGCACCATGGCCGTCGTCCGGCGGGAAACGGGCAGCTGGAAATGGCCCATATTACAATTTGTCTTTATGACCGGCATGGCGTATCTCTCCAGTTTTCTGGTTTATCATTGGTTGAGTTGA
- the ovoA gene encoding 5-histidylcysteine sulfoxide synthase codes for MISTPNPSKKTTHSPVSLTKSTASKLRDYFISTWELYELLFSAIDSPTTYYLSPDPLRNPLIFYWGHTAAFYINKLQMTGLTNQGINPRFEQLFAIGVDPDKPENLDKTDLWPPLEEVNAYRKKVYEKVLSVIEQFPDQEQIDQSSPWWALMMGLEHDRIHFETSSCLLRQLPPELLSRPENWTYAPSFGIPPENSLIEVTEGTVTLGKPKDHAIFGWDNEYGQLTVDVKPFAATKNLVSNAEYVEFLETGAYNDKKYWTEEGWKWKNEVKAVHPKWWIKQNDTFSYRTVFEEISMPLDWPVEVNAHEAWAYCHWKGPDWRLLSEAEFNLIAKEAKKQKGAPAFSKEYNINFIYGSPTPVGFMDEENAPNEFNDLYGNVWEWLNDDFYPLPGFEIHPFYQDFSAPFFDADHSMLLGGSWASTGTGASAYYRLWFRRHFFQHAGFRLAKNR; via the coding sequence ATGATTTCCACACCCAACCCTTCAAAAAAGACTACGCATTCTCCCGTCAGCCTTACCAAATCAACCGCCTCAAAACTTCGCGATTATTTCATCAGCACCTGGGAATTGTATGAATTGCTTTTCAGTGCCATTGATTCACCAACCACCTATTACCTCAGTCCCGATCCTTTACGCAACCCATTGATCTTTTACTGGGGGCACACTGCCGCCTTTTATATCAATAAATTGCAGATGACAGGACTGACCAATCAAGGCATTAACCCGCGTTTTGAACAACTTTTCGCCATTGGCGTGGATCCTGACAAGCCCGAAAATCTTGATAAAACCGATCTTTGGCCTCCGCTGGAAGAAGTGAATGCTTACCGTAAAAAGGTATATGAAAAGGTATTGTCCGTGATCGAACAATTTCCTGATCAGGAACAGATTGACCAAAGCTCTCCCTGGTGGGCATTGATGATGGGCCTGGAGCACGACCGCATCCATTTTGAAACTTCATCCTGTCTGTTAAGACAATTGCCTCCGGAATTATTAAGCCGGCCGGAAAACTGGACTTACGCCCCTTCTTTTGGAATCCCTCCTGAAAACTCCCTGATCGAAGTAACAGAAGGAACAGTTACCCTCGGCAAGCCAAAAGACCACGCCATCTTTGGATGGGACAATGAATACGGTCAACTTACGGTTGACGTAAAACCTTTCGCCGCTACGAAAAACCTGGTCAGCAATGCGGAGTATGTGGAATTTCTGGAAACTGGCGCCTATAACGATAAAAAATACTGGACCGAAGAAGGCTGGAAATGGAAAAATGAAGTCAAGGCGGTTCATCCTAAATGGTGGATAAAACAAAACGACACCTTTAGCTATCGTACCGTTTTTGAAGAAATTTCCATGCCACTGGATTGGCCGGTTGAGGTCAATGCCCACGAAGCATGGGCATATTGCCATTGGAAAGGGCCGGACTGGCGATTGCTTTCCGAAGCAGAATTCAACCTTATTGCCAAAGAGGCTAAAAAGCAAAAAGGCGCCCCCGCCTTTTCCAAAGAATACAACATAAACTTCATTTATGGTTCACCCACTCCCGTCGGCTTTATGGACGAGGAAAATGCTCCAAATGAATTCAACGACCTGTACGGGAATGTATGGGAATGGCTAAATGATGATTTCTACCCCCTGCCGGGTTTTGAGATACACCCCTTTTACCAGGACTTTTCAGCACCGTTTTTTGATGCAGACCACAGTATGTTACTGGGAGGTTCGTGGGCCAGTACCGGCACGGGAGCTTCTGCCTATTATCGGCTTTGGTTCAGAAGACATTTTTTTCAACATGCCGGATTCAGACTGGCCAAAAATCGGTAA
- a CDS encoding MarR family transcriptional regulator produces MVEFHFSGPEESPGYLLWQVTMLWQRKMKRALDLLGITHTQFVLLAALGWLSKDGAVVTQVELANHSKTDRMMVSKVLRTLESKGLINRSAHETDTRAKSIGLTSRGVEMLRVAIKVVEQSDIEFFGSLEQDLPHFLQKMADLMKGNADH; encoded by the coding sequence ATGGTTGAATTTCACTTTTCAGGACCGGAAGAAAGTCCGGGTTATTTGCTATGGCAGGTTACGATGTTATGGCAACGCAAAATGAAACGGGCTCTTGACCTGTTGGGGATCACGCATACCCAATTTGTGCTTTTAGCCGCCCTTGGCTGGTTGTCCAAAGATGGGGCAGTGGTTACCCAGGTGGAGCTGGCCAATCACAGCAAGACGGATAGAATGATGGTGTCCAAAGTTCTAAGAACGCTAGAATCCAAAGGATTGATAAACAGATCGGCCCACGAAACGGATACCCGGGCAAAATCCATTGGCCTCACCAGTAGGGGCGTTGAAATGCTGAGGGTTGCCATTAAGGTTGTAGAACAGTCTGATATTGAATTTTTCGGTTCCCTGGAGCAGGATCTGCCCCATTTTTTGCAAAAAATGGCCGATTTGATGAAAGGCAATGCGGATCATTAA
- a CDS encoding DinB family protein, with translation MKNTAIYNDFLRVIAIWEKELEQYTPEELAQKPNPKSWSLGQVYNHLVGSTLGYHLKQVTTCLASEENRTKGKNFKGILTYNVMKSFPPKKIKVPPSETYTPKQPSGKKELEEGLNLMKQRMKETMDLLQTNRKSGKSLHPGLGYLNADEWFQLVAMHLKHHLRQKARLDGFLGKRI, from the coding sequence ATGAAAAATACTGCAATTTATAATGATTTCCTTAGGGTGATTGCAATATGGGAAAAGGAACTTGAACAGTACACACCTGAAGAATTGGCCCAAAAACCTAACCCAAAGTCGTGGTCTTTGGGGCAGGTCTACAATCACCTGGTCGGGTCGACACTGGGATATCATTTAAAACAGGTAACCACCTGCCTGGCTTCGGAAGAAAATCGAACGAAAGGAAAAAATTTCAAAGGGATCCTGACTTATAACGTAATGAAAAGTTTTCCTCCCAAAAAAATTAAAGTACCGCCTTCCGAAACTTACACCCCGAAACAGCCTTCCGGGAAAAAAGAACTGGAGGAAGGACTCAACCTTATGAAACAACGCATGAAGGAAACAATGGACCTGCTTCAGACGAACCGGAAATCGGGAAAATCCCTTCACCCCGGATTAGGTTATCTCAATGCCGACGAGTGGTTTCAGCTTGTTGCCATGCACCTGAAACATCATCTCAGACAGAAGGCTCGTTTGGATGGCTTCCTGGGCAAAAGAATATAG
- the rpsF gene encoding 30S ribosomal protein S6 has product MRNYEVTFIVDPVLSGDEIKATAQTYIEQLEKEGCTIVHVDEMGLRTLAYPIKKRNSGVYFCIEFSAADGTMIDMVELALRRDERIMRFLTAALDKFGVKYNDDKRKGLIGKVEVKKKESKSEDRDRDRDRDRRPAAPKKAEEKKAAPAEEAVAEAPEIEAAAPVTAPVVEAAAPEAPQVENTVDEVKED; this is encoded by the coding sequence ATGAGAAATTATGAAGTAACTTTTATCGTCGATCCAGTGCTGTCCGGCGATGAAATCAAAGCGACAGCTCAGACATATATCGAACAACTTGAGAAAGAAGGTTGCACGATTGTTCATGTAGATGAGATGGGCCTCCGTACTTTGGCTTATCCAATTAAGAAGCGCAATTCCGGCGTTTACTTCTGCATTGAATTTTCAGCAGCTGATGGAACAATGATCGATATGGTAGAGCTTGCATTACGTCGTGACGAAAGAATTATGCGTTTCCTTACCGCTGCACTTGACAAATTTGGTGTCAAGTACAACGATGACAAACGCAAAGGTTTAATCGGAAAAGTTGAAGTTAAGAAAAAGGAATCCAAATCTGAGGACAGAGACAGAGACAGAGACCGTGACAGAAGGCCTGCTGCTCCGAAAAAAGCAGAAGAGAAAAAGGCTGCTCCTGCGGAAGAAGCGGTTGCTGAAGCCCCTGAGATTGAAGCCGCCGCTCCTGTAACAGCTCCGGTTGTTGAAGCAGCAGCTCCTGAGGCTCCTCAGGTAGAGAATACTGTTGATGAAGTAAAAGAAGATTAA
- a CDS encoding 30S ribosomal protein S18 yields the protein MASRDDIKFLSNPKIGQQRKKYCRFRRFGIKYIDYKDPDFLLQFVNEQGKILPRRITGNSLKYQRKVATAVKRCRHLAMMPYVTDLLK from the coding sequence ATGGCATCAAGAGATGATATAAAATTTCTAAGCAATCCGAAAATAGGACAACAGCGTAAAAAATATTGCCGCTTCCGTCGTTTCGGAATCAAGTACATTGATTATAAGGATCCCGACTTTTTGTTGCAGTTTGTAAATGAACAGGGCAAAATCCTGCCACGTCGTATTACCGGCAACTCGCTGAAGTACCAGCGTAAAGTGGCCACAGCTGTAAAACGTTGTCGCCATTTGGCCATGATGCCTTACGTAACCGACTTGTTGAAGTAA
- the rplI gene encoding 50S ribosomal protein L9 has translation MDIILLQDVEKVGDKYTITTVKDGYARNYLIPQGMALIANETNRRRLNDFRNREAAMEEKMLSTYQEIAASIEGKTLRIGAKAGTSGKIFGSVTTIQLAQELQNQFGLEVDKKKIILPEEVKEIGTYKAVLNLHKKVQPEVTFELVAE, from the coding sequence ATGGATATCATATTACTCCAGGATGTAGAAAAGGTAGGAGATAAATATACGATCACAACTGTCAAGGATGGATATGCTCGTAACTACCTTATCCCACAGGGAATGGCATTGATTGCCAATGAGACCAACCGCCGCAGACTGAACGATTTCAGAAATCGCGAAGCTGCCATGGAGGAAAAAATGCTCTCTACTTATCAGGAAATTGCGGCTTCTATTGAAGGTAAAACCCTCAGAATCGGGGCTAAAGCAGGTACCAGCGGTAAAATTTTTGGTAGTGTAACGACCATCCAGCTTGCCCAGGAATTGCAAAACCAATTCGGGCTCGAAGTGGATAAAAAGAAAATTATCCTTCCGGAAGAAGTAAAAGAAATCGGCACCTACAAGGCTGTATTGAATTTACACAAAAAAGTTCAGCCGGAAGTTACCTTCGAACTGGTTGCAGAATAA
- a CDS encoding BtpA/SgcQ family protein, which translates to MEAFRRLFPVEGAIIGMIHLRALPGTALYDGKDGLILEQAVMEAEKYAAAGLDGIILENMHDTPYLRNEVGHEISTMMAVVGREIKKISGLPCGVQVLAGANEAALAVAKAGGLDFVRVEGFVFAHVADEGIIESSAGTLLRYRKQINAENILVFTDIKKKHSAHAITGDVDMAETAKAAAFFRSDGLIVTGAATAAAAMPWDVENAKKASGLPTLVGSGITVDNVEHYLRISDGLIVGSHLKKDGYWANALDEERLKRFMDKVSELR; encoded by the coding sequence ATGGAGGCATTCAGACGCTTATTTCCCGTTGAAGGAGCAATAATTGGTATGATTCATTTGCGTGCCCTGCCGGGGACAGCATTGTATGACGGTAAGGATGGGTTGATTTTGGAACAGGCGGTAATGGAAGCCGAAAAGTATGCCGCCGCCGGGCTGGACGGGATCATCCTCGAAAATATGCACGATACCCCCTATTTGCGCAATGAGGTGGGGCATGAAATTTCAACCATGATGGCAGTTGTCGGCCGGGAAATAAAAAAAATATCCGGTCTTCCCTGTGGGGTACAGGTGCTTGCGGGGGCCAATGAGGCTGCGTTGGCCGTGGCAAAAGCCGGAGGGCTGGATTTTGTACGGGTAGAAGGTTTTGTTTTTGCTCACGTGGCGGATGAAGGGATTATTGAATCCAGTGCGGGTACCTTGCTTCGTTACCGGAAACAGATCAACGCAGAAAATATCTTAGTATTCACGGACATCAAAAAGAAACACAGCGCTCATGCGATCACAGGGGATGTCGATATGGCCGAGACGGCAAAAGCAGCGGCTTTTTTCCGAAGTGACGGCCTGATTGTTACGGGCGCGGCAACTGCTGCTGCGGCCATGCCCTGGGATGTGGAGAATGCCAAAAAAGCATCAGGGCTTCCCACTTTGGTGGGGTCAGGCATTACGGTCGATAATGTGGAGCACTACCTGCGGATAAGTGACGGGTTGATCGTTGGGTCTCATTTAAAAAAAGACGGTTATTGGGCCAATGCGCTGGATGAGGAACGATTGAAACGCTTTATGGATAAGGTGAGTGAGCTCAGATAA
- a CDS encoding bifunctional hydroxymethylpyrimidine kinase/phosphomethylpyrimidine kinase: MDKSKSQICIVGAAIMDLMGFTTYDIKISDSVPGSWTEAPGGVGRNIAENLVRLGISTSLITAFGDDAFSKMLIADAQQTGIDLSHCLHIEGGKAATFIAILDKSNDLHTGIAALDIIQRLDVPSLNLRQDILRQADIVIADTNIPEETLRWLSENPNIQQVYLDLVSMKLAEKVKTFYGNFHSIKANQFEAEFLSGIPLKSEVDFHSAAEKMIAAGLKRIFITAGKDGVFYADQETKGWARPVWVEVMNTTGAGDAFMSGITYGSVKGGSIRECAATGLAAAAIALKSTRAVNPDINEQLLKEYLGYL; the protein is encoded by the coding sequence GTGGATAAAAGCAAAAGTCAAATTTGCATTGTCGGCGCGGCCATTATGGATTTGATGGGTTTTACGACTTATGATATCAAAATATCAGATTCCGTTCCGGGAAGCTGGACGGAAGCCCCCGGTGGCGTGGGTCGTAATATTGCCGAGAACCTGGTTCGTCTGGGTATTTCCACCAGCCTGATTACTGCTTTTGGCGATGACGCTTTTTCAAAAATGCTCATTGCGGATGCTCAACAAACAGGAATAGACCTTTCCCACTGCCTGCATATAGAAGGGGGCAAGGCGGCCACTTTTATTGCCATCCTGGATAAGTCCAATGATTTGCACACGGGCATTGCCGCGTTGGATATCATACAGCGTTTAGATGTGCCTTCGCTTAACCTTCGACAAGACATTCTTCGACAAGCTGACATCGTCATCGCGGATACCAATATCCCTGAGGAAACCCTGCGTTGGTTATCCGAAAATCCCAACATTCAACAGGTTTACCTCGACCTTGTATCCATGAAACTGGCAGAAAAAGTAAAAACCTTTTACGGCAATTTTCATAGCATCAAAGCCAATCAATTCGAAGCGGAATTCCTGTCCGGCATCCCATTAAAAAGCGAAGTAGATTTTCATTCCGCCGCGGAAAAAATGATCGCCGCCGGGCTGAAACGCATCTTTATCACTGCAGGTAAAGACGGCGTTTTTTATGCCGATCAGGAAACCAAAGGATGGGCCAGGCCAGTATGGGTTGAAGTCATGAATACCACTGGTGCCGGTGATGCCTTTATGTCGGGCATTACTTATGGAAGTGTCAAAGGAGGCTCCATCCGCGAATGTGCCGCAACAGGCTTAGCGGCCGCAGCCATTGCCCTGAAAAGCACCCGGGCCGTCAATCCTGATATTAATGAACAACTATTGAAAGAGTATCTGGGATATTTATAA
- a CDS encoding pseudouridine-5'-phosphate glycosidase: MIKKYLQIKDEVDRALLEGQPVVALESTIISHGMPYPKNVETALEVEEVVRKNGAVPATIAIVDGVLKAGITPEEIDYLGKQGQKVTKTSRRDIPFIVANKMDGATTVASTMIIAGLAGIKVFATGGIGGVHRGASQTMDISADLEELARTNVAVVCAGIKSILDLKLTLEYLETKGVPVVGFGTEELPAFYTRKSGLPVDYRVDDVDLLAKALISKWDLGLQGGMVIANPIPDEFSMDPATIDTAINAALTQAKNLGITGKDITPFLLAKVESLTEGKSLFSNIQLVFNNAKLAAQLAKAMVRF, from the coding sequence ATGATAAAAAAATACCTGCAAATAAAAGACGAAGTCGATCGTGCCCTCCTGGAAGGCCAACCTGTCGTCGCCCTTGAATCGACCATTATTTCACACGGCATGCCCTATCCTAAAAATGTAGAGACAGCCCTCGAAGTCGAAGAAGTGGTTCGTAAAAACGGAGCTGTCCCGGCTACTATCGCTATTGTCGATGGGGTTTTAAAAGCAGGCATCACACCCGAAGAAATCGACTACCTGGGCAAACAAGGCCAAAAAGTAACCAAAACCAGCAGGCGGGATATTCCTTTTATCGTTGCCAACAAAATGGACGGAGCCACTACAGTTGCCTCCACGATGATCATTGCAGGTCTTGCAGGGATTAAAGTTTTTGCCACGGGCGGCATCGGAGGGGTGCATCGCGGAGCTTCACAGACCATGGATATTTCTGCTGACCTGGAAGAGCTGGCCCGAACCAATGTAGCCGTCGTTTGCGCCGGCATCAAATCCATCCTCGATCTCAAACTGACCCTCGAATACTTAGAAACCAAGGGGGTGCCCGTTGTTGGATTTGGAACGGAAGAGCTGCCCGCTTTTTATACACGAAAGAGCGGACTGCCCGTAGATTATCGGGTGGATGATGTGGATTTGTTGGCCAAAGCACTCATATCCAAATGGGATCTTGGGCTCCAGGGGGGAATGGTCATTGCCAACCCCATTCCCGATGAGTTCAGCATGGATCCGGCAACCATTGATACAGCCATCAATGCCGCCCTCACCCAGGCCAAAAATCTGGGCATCACCGGAAAAGATATTACTCCTTTCCTACTGGCCAAAGTAGAATCTCTAACGGAGGGAAAAAGCCTGTTTTCAAATATTCAGCTGGTATTCAACAATGCAAAATTGGCCGCACAGCTGGCAAAAGCTATGGTCCGGTTTTAG